Within Carassius carassius chromosome 8, fCarCar2.1, whole genome shotgun sequence, the genomic segment AGTTTTTGGGCATCACTGAAATGTGGGTATGTGTGTATCACATTTGCACTGTAAAAGAAAGGAACATGGTTGTTCCCTGCATTTCATCAAATTGGTTTCTTCGTGATACTTACAGTGTCCATTATTTGTTTAGTAAGTCCCTAGCCCAAGCTATATAGCAATATTAGTTTGCAATACTGTCTTTTTGTGCGTGCAATTGCAGTTGCAAGTCAGCGTATGAAAGGTATATGCAAAGATGTCAATGTTTTGTGATCACATAGTTTGTGTTCGtgcatgtgtttctgtgtgtgtccatgtgtaTGGATTTGGATCTTGATTGTCACTGCTGGAGAAGTCTTTATTTAGTCCATAGCTCTGAAACTCTTCAGTCTAACTCAGTAAGTGTCTTCCAAagtttttcctttaaaaaagattaaaaatatgaaaagtacTGTCCATTTCATCtgttgagaaaagaaaagaaaagaaaaaaaaatagttaaatgaGGATTAGTCTCAATACATAATGACAAAAACTTAAGTCACAATATAGTTTGTGGCAGCATTCAAGTATCTACTTGAGCAATTTTATACTGAAACTATCTGAACTATGTCCCAAAATTAATATCTTACCTCTTCAAGGATGCCAAGATAATTTCAACTACAGGCTGGTGACGGTAAACCCTTCTTCACTGGGCTGGTCAAGAAGCTGGCAGAGTACCCCTCCCCTTGCTGTTTGGGGTGCATAACGGTGTCCAATGGATGCATAGCTGTccaagttaccatggtaacccaTCTCTTCATGCTGAGGGGAAGAGTCTAGAGTCCCACTCACACAAGAAGTTGATATGGACGGACCTCTTTGTAAAGGGGAAGTGTAGGATGAATGGGATGGAACTCTCATACCAGAGACCATCAATGACATGTCTCGTTTGTGGGAGGGCAAAGAGACTGCTGGTGGTCGCTGTTCCTCATAGTTTTGGGGGCTGTTAGCAACACTTCCTCCTTGCCCATACCAGCAGGGAGAGCCACTGTAACTGGGGGAATCATACTGGGAGAACTCGTCTTTTGGGATACGATGTGGACTCATGGCAGAACCACACTGTGGCAAGATGCGAGGGGTTGGTGAGAGGGTTGGGCTAAAAGTCCTGGCAACATGCCCATAAGTCTGTGAGGGAGGACCAGGTTTAGGGTACTGCTTTAGGGCATCTGCCTGATTCGATAAACTGGGGGATATAGAGGCAGAGTCTGGAGGGTAGACATTAGCAAATCTCTCATCTGAGGAGGGAGTAGAAGTATGGACAGAATATGGAGAGGGATATTCACAGGACTCTGGGGCATGGCTGAGAGGTGACAGGCTACTACTATCTCCACTGTAGTAGTCCAATGCTTCCTGGTATACACCCCCTGAACCCATCTGCCCTGACCCTGATGGGGCTGAAGGCTTTTGAGATTTGGTTTTTGGTGGTGGAGGACGATCTCTTTGGCAAGGAGAGAAACCTCCCCTGCTTCTGGCTCCTCTTGGCTGTCTACCACCTGTAGCACTACGTTTTGGCCCTCCCCCTTGCATAGGAGGGCTGGCAGGTGATCCTGGGGGAACAGAGCATGCTTCCTTCTCATTGTGTGTCTCAGACTTTTTTCTTCGCCCACGACCTGGTTTCGCCCCCCCTTGGAATAGTACATTCTGACTCCAGTTGTAAGAAGGGCCTGCTGAATTCTCATTCCAGTCAAGCATTAGCTTCTCCAGGCTTGAAAGGCTAGACTGACCCTCAGGCATAGGAACATCCCTTGGGCGAAATGCTCCCCCCACAACACCCATCCCTCCTCCACCAGTGTGAGAAGAATCTGACGAGGATTCAGAGAGTGTGTCAGGGCAAGGACGGTGTTTGGCTTTTTGGGGTGTGTAGTTTGAGATGTCAAGAATGTCTTTGGATTCTGATCCACTTCCAGCTACCACATAGTCAGAGAAACCATGAAACTGATGAGAACCATATGCATCACCCCCCCAATTATTTCCCCCTTGTCTGTATCCCCACTGAGCTGTAGAGGTGTATTGTCGGCAACCCTCAGGCGGAGAAGAGGATAAGGAATATGGGCTAGACTTTGACATTGACATATAACTTCCACCTGGTGAGGTTGCACCAGGGTCCCCTCGCTGTATGGCTGAATTGGGTGGGCCTGGATATCCACTATAATTGCGCTTAGCAGAACCCTGGTAGTTTGAATAACTCATCTGACACTGTGCAGAGGGAACAGAGGGAGTTTTTGTGCCATATGTAAAGCTGCAGTCACTTGGCCTttgctgttgttgctgctgttgagGGAGGGGGTAAATGCTTCCTCCTTGAGGAACCCCAGCACTATAACTAGGTGGGTATTGAGGATAACCACCAGATGGATGTGGGGAGCTGGGTGAACGGGAAAGCAAGAGTGCAGGGGATTTAGGAAAGGATGGGGTGGGAGAAGTCTGTGAGACACTGTATGAATATGAGGGTTTAGTTGTCGAGCTGCCTTGTGTTTGGGGTAAGGGTAATGGCCCCCCTTCCCCAAGACAGGCTGCTCCTTTAGGACTTCTTTTAGGAAAGGCAGGAGACCAACGGTGGGCTGCACCAGGGCTGCCACCCTCATATCCTGGGGTGAGCTTACGGCTTTCCTGGCATCCAGCAGGGCTGGACATAGAGATGTCAAGTAGATCAGACGAGTCATCTGAATCCAGAAGAGAGCGAAAATATCCTGCAAACATTCCCTGAGACTCTTCTCTGCTACCTACCCCTCTCATACCGGGGCTGTGGTACATCCCCCCCTTACTAGCCTCACTGCTTTGAAAACTTCCACGAGGAGAACAAGGGCTCTGATAACTGCTTGCTTTCTCTGAAATATCTCTGTCACCTTTCCTTATCCAGCTACTATTTTCATTTTGCCAGTCTTGCTCTTGTGCACCTGGGCCATTTTTTAAAGCCCCATTCTTCCTTGATCTGCGTTTTCTAACCTTATCACCTTGTGCAGAGTCACATAAAGCTGCCCTACTTATTCCCCCAGCAACACCCTTGCCTCTTTTTCGAGGAGTTCCTGGTTCAGATGCAGGTACCTTCCGCTTCTTGCCAATTGTTTCAAAGAAGTCACTGAATGACCTCTTAAAGGAGTCAGAGGATCCAGCTGCTCCCCCGCCTCTACTCCCCATACAGCCTGCACGACCACCTCTCCTGCGGAATCCTGTGAGGCGGTGCAAAAGAGTGGAAAGGGATGGATTTTCTGGTGGTATGTGAAAAGTTTCAGGCTCTGTTGGGGTCCAGCAGCGTGGAGGAGAGCAGCGGCCTGTGCTGGGAGGTTGTCTGTTCAAGAAGGCCAATTTGGAGAGGACATCTGCATATTCTACTTTAACATCATTGGTATCATTAACATATGAGGGCTGCGGAGAAGGTAGCTTTACTGTTCGCCGCCTCCGAATTTTTTTGGGCTCTGCAGCACTGGCTGCTCCAACTCTGGTCTCATGCATGTCAGGTTGGCCTGGTAATGCCTGTTTAGGGGGTCGTCCCCTGCGTCGCTTCAGGATTACAGGAAGCTCTCCTGGTGGAAACATCACCATCACACTCTTTCCATTGTTCTTCATGCGGAGTAGTGCAGTGGGCTCTCTTGAAACATTAGGTCCTGGCTCACCTCCTACACCCACATCAGGCCCCTCTCCTGTTGTGACCCCTTCACCACAGGGTCCAGCACACACTGGCTCCAGGGATGAGATTTTGTAGCTTTTCTGTCGTCGGCTCATGTGAACAGGTATTCTGGCTACTTTTACCACAATCTTCCTCACACCTAAATAACGTCCTTGTCGCCTCCCTCTAACTGAGTGGTGAGTAACAACGCTCTCTCCTTCTGATGTTCTCATGCTAAAATTTGGTGTAACACCTGCTGACATGGCTGTCAATGGTAAAACCTCAAATGAAGAGGCAGCATCACAGGCCTCTGGGGCAAGCTCCTCCATTGGCCTTATGTCCTCGGTTCTCCAGACTCTATTcttctcttcttcttca encodes:
- the ahdc1 gene encoding transcription factor Gibbin, coding for MSHLSGRLRSGGVRLTCEALADKDCSDDEGPSLWEGGEEPGGTSVRPTDSNPASSLHHSFYSPPSLANGLRNHEEQLRCRARRRRQTDYVEQLHTEEQLLIQQNTQPQMHTTQHSLTQSSTHLQPHTHIPMDTHMWMDTNTLTHKRTQKGMCTPTDTCSSLMEQDPSLIPEDLSLPSKTDTHNVHVQSAPLLPTTLSPNNLTPPQYNPSTLPKEETEHNSTCKPEMDHTSDLDHIHITGQASVMTSVEAERKYTLRSSGRPRFPCHLRKSSRLRRAAEENMFKREVDQKDEEEEKNRVWRTEDIRPMEELAPEACDAASSFEVLPLTAMSAGVTPNFSMRTSEGESVVTHHSVRGRRQGRYLGVRKIVVKVARIPVHMSRRQKSYKISSLEPVCAGPCGEGVTTGEGPDVGVGGEPGPNVSREPTALLRMKNNGKSVMVMFPPGELPVILKRRRGRPPKQALPGQPDMHETRVGAASAAEPKKIRRRRTVKLPSPQPSYVNDTNDVKVEYADVLSKLAFLNRQPPSTGRCSPPRCWTPTEPETFHIPPENPSLSTLLHRLTGFRRRGGRAGCMGSRGGGAAGSSDSFKRSFSDFFETIGKKRKVPASEPGTPRKRGKGVAGGISRAALCDSAQGDKVRKRRSRKNGALKNGPGAQEQDWQNENSSWIRKGDRDISEKASSYQSPCSPRGSFQSSEASKGGMYHSPGMRGVGSREESQGMFAGYFRSLLDSDDSSDLLDISMSSPAGCQESRKLTPGYEGGSPGAAHRWSPAFPKRSPKGAACLGEGGPLPLPQTQGSSTTKPSYSYSVSQTSPTPSFPKSPALLLSRSPSSPHPSGGYPQYPPSYSAGVPQGGSIYPLPQQQQQQQRPSDCSFTYGTKTPSVPSAQCQMSYSNYQGSAKRNYSGYPGPPNSAIQRGDPGATSPGGSYMSMSKSSPYSLSSSPPEGCRQYTSTAQWGYRQGGNNWGGDAYGSHQFHGFSDYVVAGSGSESKDILDISNYTPQKAKHRPCPDTLSESSSDSSHTGGGGMGVVGGAFRPRDVPMPEGQSSLSSLEKLMLDWNENSAGPSYNWSQNVLFQGGAKPGRGRRKKSETHNEKEACSVPPGSPASPPMQGGGPKRSATGGRQPRGARSRGGFSPCQRDRPPPPKTKSQKPSAPSGSGQMGSGGVYQEALDYYSGDSSSLSPLSHAPESCEYPSPYSVHTSTPSSDERFANVYPPDSASISPSLSNQADALKQYPKPGPPSQTYGHVARTFSPTLSPTPRILPQCGSAMSPHRIPKDEFSQYDSPSYSGSPCWYGQGGSVANSPQNYEEQRPPAVSLPSHKRDMSLMVSGMRVPSHSSYTSPLQRGPSISTSCVSGTLDSSPQHEEMGYHGNLDSYASIGHRYAPQTARGGVLCQLLDQPSEEGFTVTSL